In Fluviispira sanaruensis, a genomic segment contains:
- a CDS encoding acyl-CoA dehydrogenase family protein, which produces MSGNTKFSFMKSIFNGHISEKSLHHYPFFNTNRENDYTLMANSINDWMKQNVDSLKFDQEKKLPKEIIQGMKEMGLFGLIIPEAFGGSEFTQTFYTRTLELLNKHDASVTLTAGAHSSIGLKGLYLYGNEKQKAKYMPKLATGEMIASFALTEPTAGSDAAGIKTRAVKQGDHYVINGSKLWITNGGFADFFTVFAKEEVNGEDKITAFIVTRDMGGVTHGSEELKLGIKASSTVEVFFKDVKVPAENILGKSGDGFKIAMGILNQGRMGLAGGALGAMKSAMDECITYTKNRKAFGHSISDFGLIQSMLSEMAMHIYASESATYFATNLVDSGDTDYSIEAAICKVFVTEASWATINTAMQIHGGNGYMVEYGIERKLRDGRIGLIFEGTNEILRLFIAMTGLKEPASQYQRLGKELQSLQNIKSVDFLNSAIGKIGFLSEFAFSEVKKSVLTEKLEGFHPALEKECERLSTATHALTTSASKLIRTYGHKLVDEQLQLSRLADIAIDTYVISSVLSRINSVLEKHGGPEKNEAELTMAKLIIRNAKARINQNIYNLKANHDDKIKIIAKKLIDTEKYPFAIDNFK; this is translated from the coding sequence ATGTCTGGTAATACAAAATTTAGTTTCATGAAAAGCATATTTAATGGGCATATATCAGAAAAATCTCTGCATCATTATCCATTTTTTAATACCAATCGAGAAAATGATTACACCTTGATGGCAAATTCAATTAATGATTGGATGAAACAAAATGTTGATAGTCTAAAATTCGACCAAGAAAAAAAATTACCAAAAGAAATTATTCAGGGCATGAAAGAAATGGGGCTCTTTGGACTTATTATTCCTGAAGCTTTTGGTGGAAGCGAATTTACCCAAACATTTTATACAAGAACTCTTGAACTTTTAAATAAACACGACGCATCTGTTACTTTAACTGCGGGTGCACACAGTTCGATAGGATTAAAAGGACTTTATTTATATGGAAATGAAAAGCAAAAGGCAAAATATATGCCTAAACTTGCGACGGGCGAGATGATTGCCTCCTTTGCTTTAACAGAACCAACCGCAGGAAGCGATGCCGCTGGAATTAAAACGAGAGCCGTTAAACAAGGCGATCATTATGTGATCAACGGCTCAAAATTATGGATTACAAATGGAGGCTTCGCCGACTTTTTCACCGTATTTGCGAAGGAAGAAGTTAATGGCGAAGACAAAATCACCGCCTTTATCGTAACCAGAGACATGGGTGGTGTCACTCATGGTTCTGAAGAACTTAAACTTGGAATTAAAGCTTCATCCACTGTTGAAGTCTTTTTTAAAGATGTAAAAGTCCCTGCAGAGAATATATTAGGAAAGTCAGGTGACGGTTTTAAAATTGCCATGGGAATTTTAAATCAAGGTCGCATGGGCTTAGCAGGCGGTGCTTTGGGCGCTATGAAATCCGCTATGGACGAGTGCATAACTTACACAAAAAATAGAAAAGCATTTGGCCACAGTATTTCTGACTTTGGCCTTATCCAAAGCATGTTAAGTGAAATGGCAATGCATATTTATGCTTCTGAGTCTGCAACCTATTTCGCAACCAATTTAGTCGATTCTGGCGACACAGATTACAGTATTGAGGCTGCTATTTGTAAAGTATTTGTTACGGAAGCAAGTTGGGCAACAATCAACACTGCCATGCAAATTCACGGTGGCAATGGTTATATGGTTGAATATGGCATTGAAAGAAAGCTCAGAGATGGGCGCATAGGTCTTATATTTGAAGGAACAAACGAAATATTAAGACTCTTTATAGCGATGACAGGTTTGAAAGAGCCTGCTTCTCAATACCAACGTCTAGGCAAAGAACTTCAGTCACTTCAAAATATAAAAAGTGTAGACTTCTTAAACAGCGCTATAGGTAAAATTGGCTTTTTATCTGAATTTGCCTTTAGTGAAGTTAAAAAGAGTGTGCTGACAGAAAAGCTAGAAGGTTTTCACCCTGCCCTCGAAAAAGAATGCGAAAGACTCTCAACAGCCACACATGCGCTAACTACTTCTGCTTCTAAACTCATTCGCACTTACGGACACAAACTTGTTGATGAGCAATTGCAATTGTCACGACTCGCAGACATCGCCATTGACACATATGTGATTTCTTCTGTTTTATCGAGGATCAATTCCGTCTTAGAAAAGCATGGTGGCCCTGAGAAAAATGAAGCTGAACTCACCATGGCAAAATTAATTATTCGAAATGCAAAAGCGCGAATCAATCAAAATATTTATAATTTAAAAGCAAATCACGATGATAAAATTAAAATCATCGCTAAGAAATTGATTGATACTGAAAAATATCCTTTTGCAATCGATAATTTTAAATAG